A region of Chloracidobacterium sp. DNA encodes the following proteins:
- a CDS encoding ATP-binding protein, whose translation MDDETRKKWLLRALQMLIQDLAELIIKNDDSNPRIVKDLHNLACEKIAKKIIFNTGLSLDARTIRKFKNGTAMGSTQSREIVAAAWLVETGVIKKDEVKKEIGGKIYGYWDMYMDLFTGKKEDLSAFRGKQGAVTHEFQDKSATPKDLAMMICAFANKDGGCIIFGVGRDNISLDGIDCNSTLITNTLAALRRFDKNKPKIEFGWGYSRVEEKAFFVIRIYKSDSGITYSSDGRKYIKNGAGYKIIDKNERENEEYLYEQATNSRVPLIENLRRIKSILDDHLNYYEIKERPTSDEEMRIFFSISLRFIADTYITYLDSIWRAISFKDLPEAKIYLFESLKKEIAHSIRELRKGKVDLFLEDVRNRAEIHVIVSKQTVFLNRLILGPNDDITSAEVYQAIKDVNLAAERIDLGANNSFPLMQAEVRL comes from the coding sequence ATGGATGATGAAACTCGTAAAAAATGGCTTCTTCGGGCATTACAAATGCTCATTCAAGACTTGGCAGAATTGATTATCAAGAACGATGACTCGAATCCTCGAATTGTCAAAGATTTGCATAATTTGGCGTGTGAAAAAATAGCCAAGAAAATAATATTCAATACCGGATTATCACTTGATGCGCGAACCATCAGAAAATTCAAAAATGGGACGGCGATGGGCAGTACGCAGTCTCGTGAAATTGTGGCGGCGGCTTGGCTCGTTGAAACTGGCGTAATTAAAAAGGATGAAGTCAAAAAGGAAATCGGTGGCAAGATCTATGGCTATTGGGATATGTATATGGATCTTTTTACGGGTAAAAAGGAGGACTTAAGTGCTTTCCGTGGCAAACAGGGGGCAGTTACGCATGAATTTCAAGACAAAAGTGCTACTCCAAAAGACCTAGCGATGATGATTTGCGCTTTTGCCAATAAAGACGGCGGATGCATCATTTTTGGCGTCGGTAGGGACAACATCAGCTTGGATGGCATTGATTGTAATTCAACTTTAATTACAAATACACTGGCCGCGCTCCGACGTTTCGATAAGAATAAGCCGAAAATAGAGTTTGGGTGGGGTTATTCTCGTGTAGAAGAGAAAGCCTTTTTTGTCATTAGAATTTACAAATCAGATTCAGGCATTACTTACAGCTCGGATGGCCGGAAATATATTAAGAATGGTGCCGGATACAAAATTATTGACAAAAACGAACGTGAAAACGAGGAATACCTGTATGAACAAGCCACAAATTCAAGAGTACCTTTAATTGAAAACCTTCGTCGTATCAAATCAATCCTTGATGACCACCTAAATTATTACGAAATCAAGGAAAGACCAACGTCAGATGAGGAAATGAGAATCTTCTTTTCGATCTCTCTCAGATTCATTGCGGATACTTATATCACTTACCTAGACAGTATATGGAGGGCGATTAGTTTTAAGGATTTGCCGGAAGCAAAAATTTATTTGTTTGAGAGCCTTAAAAAGGAAATTGCTCATTCAATCAGAGAGTTAAGGAAAGGAAAAGTCGACCTTTTCTTAGAAGATGTGAGGAATAGGGCAGAAATTCACGTGATCGTGTCTAAACAGACCGTTTTTCTGAACCGACTAATTCTAGGTCCAAACGATGATATAACTTCGGCAGAAGTCTACCAGGCGATAAAGGATGTTAACCTTGCCGCTGAGCGCATTGACCTTGGTGCAAATAATAGTTTTCCATTGATGCAGGCCGAAGTAAGATTATGA
- a CDS encoding ThiF family adenylyltransferase, giving the protein MNIDLSYSRAALVLPKEHSHLKIVIIGAGGTGSFAAQAIARLVFELKELGKSVEMLIVDPDRVERGNIPRSNFCSAEIGKFKAQTLAERIALAWSLQVCYSNEHFDSEKHLKQEANTYRQLTVLVGCVDNHRARLDIHRALEESEGYRSSEAANTWWIDGGNGKFSGQVLIGSTARQFDIADCFVGSTICRKLPAPSLVHPELLQNQESGIARRATERVSCPDLVRLGEQSLNINQRVAVEITEMLSSFLLTGSLRRFASYFDLESGASRSLYCTPEHIEMAVQLSKAPKPEAGKSRCPK; this is encoded by the coding sequence ATGAATATCGATCTTAGTTATTCACGGGCCGCATTAGTCCTGCCCAAAGAGCACAGTCATTTGAAGATAGTAATTATTGGGGCGGGCGGAACAGGTTCTTTCGCAGCCCAGGCGATCGCGCGGCTTGTTTTTGAGCTAAAGGAACTCGGCAAAAGCGTGGAGATGCTAATAGTTGATCCAGATCGTGTCGAACGAGGCAATATTCCGCGAAGCAACTTTTGTTCGGCCGAGATCGGCAAATTTAAGGCTCAGACACTTGCCGAACGAATTGCACTGGCTTGGAGCCTTCAGGTTTGCTACAGCAACGAGCACTTCGACAGCGAAAAACATTTAAAACAAGAGGCAAATACCTATCGGCAACTGACGGTTTTGGTTGGCTGTGTCGACAATCATCGTGCCCGATTAGATATTCACCGGGCGCTTGAAGAATCCGAAGGTTATCGTTCATCGGAAGCCGCCAATACTTGGTGGATCGATGGAGGCAACGGTAAGTTTTCCGGGCAGGTGCTGATCGGTTCCACAGCGAGGCAATTCGATATTGCGGACTGTTTTGTGGGTTCTACAATTTGCCGCAAGCTGCCAGCGCCGTCACTCGTTCACCCGGAACTGCTTCAGAATCAGGAATCAGGCATTGCCCGCCGAGCTACGGAACGTGTTTCCTGCCCTGATCTCGTAAGACTCGGCGAGCAGAGCCTTAACATCAATCAGCGAGTCGCCGTTGAGATCACGGAGATGCTGAGCTCTTTTTTACTAACCGGCTCACTAAGGAGATTTGCCTCCTATTTCGACCTGGAAAGCGGAGCAAGCCGCTCGCTATACTGCACGCCGGAACATATTGAGATGGCCGTCCAACTATCTAAGGCTCCAAAACCTGAAGCTGGAAAAAGCAGGTGCCCAAAATAA
- a CDS encoding DUF2958 domain-containing protein — MKELLSEELKARLPKLYEQEGAIDPIVHAKFSFPASCWLWFVTEGQTTGSDFTFFGYVIGFEAEWGYFTLGELEQVNVNGFTIERDDDFEPQTLSTCLSGSI, encoded by the coding sequence ATGAAAGAACTTCTTTCAGAAGAATTGAAAGCCCGACTGCCAAAACTATACGAGCAGGAAGGAGCCATTGATCCGATAGTACACGCGAAATTCTCTTTTCCGGCTAGCTGTTGGCTCTGGTTCGTAACGGAGGGCCAGACGACCGGAAGTGACTTTACCTTTTTCGGCTACGTCATCGGCTTTGAAGCAGAATGGGGATACTTCACGCTCGGTGAGCTTGAGCAAGTAAATGTGAACGGCTTTACTATTGAGCGAGACGATGACTTTGAACCTCAGACATTGAGCACTTGTTTGTCCGGTTCGATCTAG